In one Lolium rigidum isolate FL_2022 chromosome 3, APGP_CSIRO_Lrig_0.1, whole genome shotgun sequence genomic region, the following are encoded:
- the LOC124703183 gene encoding AB hydrolase superfamily protein YfhM-like — protein MATVEQPQIEHSHLAIRGLNLHVAQAGTGELGTVLFLHGFPEIWYSWRHQMLAVAAAGYRAVAPDWRGYGLSDQPPEPEAASYQDLHEDLLAILDALSVPKVFIVAKDFGAMPAYDFALRNPNRTCGVVCLGIPFLHGASSFTTLPEGFYIRRWREPGRAEADFGRYDVKRVVRTIYVLFSRSEIPIANEDQEIMDLADLSTPLPEWFTEEDLAVYASLYEKSGFRYPMEMPYRALHKSQPIEDPKFQVPVFVVMGEKDYVFKFPGIEAVLKDGVMAKFAPDLKVTYIPEGSHFVQEQFPDMVNELLLGFLKDHHVA, from the exons ATGGCTACGGTGGAGCAGCCGCAGATCGAGCACAGCCACCTCGCCATCAGAGGCCTCAACCTCCACGTAGCCCAAGCAGGCACAG GTGAGCTCGGGACGGTGCTCTTCCTGCACGGCTTCCCGGAGATATGGTACTCGTGGCGTCACCAGATGctggccgtggccgccgccgggTACCGCGCCGTCGCGCCGGACTGGCGAGGGTACGGCCTATCCGACCAGCCGCCGGAGCCGGAAGCGGCGTCCTACCAAGACCTGCACGAGGATCTCCTCGCCATCCTGGATGCGCTCTCCGTCCCCAAG GTTTTTATTGTGGCCAAGGATTTTGGAGCCATGCCAGCTTATGACTTTGCTCTTCGTAACCCCAACCGCACATGTGGCGTTGTGTGCTTGGGAATCCCTTTTCTTCATGGTGCTTCCTCCTTCACCACCTTGCCAGAAGGCTTCTACATTCGGCGTTGGCGG GAACCAGGAAGAGCAGAGGCGGATTTCGGCAGGTACGACGTCAAGCGAGTTGTGCGCACCATCTATGTTCTCTTCTCTAGAAGTGAGATCCCGATAGCGAACGAGGATCAAGAGATCATGGATCTTGCGGACCTGTCGACTCCCCTTCCAGAGTGGTTCACCGAGGAGGATCTTGCCGTCTACGCGTCCCTGTACGAGAAATCCGGTTTCCGGTACCCAATGGAGATGCCATACAG GGCACTCCATAAGAGCCAGCCAATCGAAGATCCCAAGTTCCAAGTCCCAGTGTTTGTTGTCATGGGGGAGAAAGATTACGTCTTCAAGTTTCCGGGGATCGAGGCTGTCTTGAAAGATGGCGTCATGGCGAAGTTTGCGCCAGACCTGAAGGTCACATACATCCCTGAAGGAAGCCATTTCGTTCAGGAGCAGTTCCCCGACATGGTCAAtgagctcctcctcggcttcctgaaGGACCATCATGTGGCTTGA